A region of the Leucobacter komagatae genome:
GACTACCTCGAAACCTACGCCGCGACGTTTTGCGCCCCCATTCGCACTGGCGTGACCGTGACCTCGGTGCGCCGCAACGAACACGGGGCCGGATTCACCGCGGCAACCTCGGACGGCTTCATCACCTCGAGGTACGTTGTCGCGGCAACCGGCGCGTTCCAGAACCCCGCGATCCCACCCCTCGTCCCTGACGACGCCCCCCTCACCCAGATCCATTCGAGCAGCTACCGCAACCCAGAACAGCTGCCTGCCGGTGGCGTTCTCGTCGTCGGCGCGGGCTCTTCCGGTGTACAGATCGCCGCGGAGCTGCGTCGCGCCGGCCGCGACGTCACACTGGCAGTCGGACCCCACGACCGGCCACCGCAGCGCTACCGCGGCCGCGCGTTTGTCTGGTGGCTTGGCACACTCGGGCTCTGGCAGGCGGCCGCGCCGGCTGCGGGTTCCGAGCACGTTACCATCGCCGTGAGCGGTGCCGACGGGGGGCACACCGTCGATTTCCGCGATCTCGCGGCAGACGGAATCAGGCTCGTCGGTCGCGCGAGCGGCTTCTCCAATGGAACGCTCTCGTTCGACGGCGACCTCGCCGCGAACATTGAACGCGGCGACCGCAACTACCTGGCAACGCTAGAGGCGGCGGACGCCTACATCACTCGCAACGGGCTCGACCTTCCCGAGGAGCCGGAAGCCCACGTCCTCGGACCGCTGCCCGCTGACGCCGTCGACCCGATCCGGGAACTCGACATCGCTGACGCCGGCATCACATCGATCGTGTGGGCCACGGGGTTCAAGAGCGACTATTCCTGGCTCCAGGTCGACGCGCTCGA
Encoded here:
- a CDS encoding flavin-containing monooxygenase gives rise to the protein MSSPEPEVTEVLVVGGGQAGVAMSEHLTQRGIAHIVVERNRVAENWRTARWDSLVANGPAWHDRFPSMAFDGVEADEFAPKDSVADYLETYAATFCAPIRTGVTVTSVRRNEHGAGFTAATSDGFITSRYVVAATGAFQNPAIPPLVPDDAPLTQIHSSSYRNPEQLPAGGVLVVGAGSSGVQIAAELRRAGRDVTLAVGPHDRPPQRYRGRAFVWWLGTLGLWQAAAPAAGSEHVTIAVSGADGGHTVDFRDLAADGIRLVGRASGFSNGTLSFDGDLAANIERGDRNYLATLEAADAYITRNGLDLPEEPEAHVLGPLPADAVDPIRELDIADAGITSIVWATGFKSDYSWLQVDALDERGLPRHQRGVSSEPGVYFLGLPWQSSRGSTFIWGVWHDAKYLADQIEIQGSYLGYDGDGVPWNFVPKEQRSGLIA